CGATTCGAGGGCTTGGCGGTCGCCTTGCCCTTCGCCTCGGCGTCGAGGTCGAACCACGTCCACTTGCCAGCGCCCGTGAGGGTGACGGAGATCGATATCACGTCGTCGGACGGGCTGTCGTCCTCGTACTTCGTGACGAACGCAAGGCCGCCGCCCCGTGGCGGGTAGTCCCTCTCGTCGTCGTAGACCTGCTTGACGCAGAGAACACTCCCGTTATCGAACGCCTGGCGGATCAGCCTGTTCGACTCCGCGTCCATGACGTGGACGGTCTCCAGGGACAGCTCCCAGCTCCTCGTGGAAGGGCGGCTCGTCTGCCAGCTGCCCCGCCTGTCCTTGGTGGAGTAGCTCACCGTCTCGGCGGAGAGCGACAGCTTCGAGTCCTTCTCGCCGTCTATCGCGAGGAGCTTGTCTCCGACGCTATTGAAGATGCAGGTGAGGACGTAGGCCCCGTCGGTGGCCGACGCGCCCCCGTCGAACTTGCAGTACGCTCCCGAGTCGTTGTTCTTGCTGTAGTCTGGTTCGGGCATCGGCGCCCCTCCTAACTGCGGCCATGGCCGCTACTTGACCATGAGCCCGTAGCTCACGGTGACCTCGTACGCCACGATCGCGTGCCACTCGCCGGTCGGGTCGCGCTTCACGCTCTGGAGCCCCATGTCGTCCTGCCGGACGAGGCAGAACGGGCGCGGCAGCTCCACGTCCGCCTCCATGGCCTCCTGCAGCGCCCACACCATTGAGAGCGCCGCCTCGCTCGTCCTGGACGGGGCGGAGATCGCGTGCACCTGGAGCTCGTACACGTCGATCCTCAGGCTCTTGGACCTCTCCGGGCGCATCCCCGTGAGCGAGACCGAGTAGAGCGGGCTCCTCTCGTCGCCGGGGTCGAGGACGCACCTCACCCCCGTGCCACCCGACACCCTCGCGACCACGGCGGCCACGAGGTCCACCGGCGACAGCCTCCTGAGCGCGCGCCTGCTCATAGCCCCTGCCTCCTCATGTGCTCGTCGAACCTGCGTCTCATCACCGACCTCGCGGCCGCCACCTCCTCAGAGAGGAAGTGCTGCCCCTCCACGTACGGGGCCCTGAGCGCCTTGCCGAGCCTTGGCACGTACTGGCCGACGTTCTGGCGGTGGCCGTACTCGACGTGGGGGGCGTAGTCGGCCACGTAGCCGACGTAGCCGGTGCTCGCGTCCTCCACTCGCTGCCTCAGCGAGTTCAGGAGGCTCCCCGTCTCCCTCGGCGTGATCGCCTTGAGGTCCTCGGCCATCTGGCTCACCGTGGCCCTCACCACGGACTCGCACGTCACCCGCCGGAGCTCGTCGAGCCTCTCTCCGAGGCCCCCGTCGTCCAGCGTCACCGACACCGCGCTCACACCATCTCCCCCTTCTGCCTCGCGCAGTGGACCGCCCTGCGCCTGCCGACGTCTGAGACCTGCACGACCTCGTATGCCCTCGCGTCTCCCCCCGTCGCAGGGAAGCGGACGAGCGCGGCCCTGCGCACGGTCGCCAGGGCCGCCGTCGTCACGAGCGTGAGGTCGCAGGCAAGGTAGCCGTTGCCCTCCTCGGCGGCGGCCGTCTGGGTCCACGGGGCCGCCCTCGCGCGCACCCTGCCGAGGCTGCGCCGCTCGGTCACGCGGTTGCCCAGGCGGTCCCTCCTGCCGGTGTCGGCCAGCTCGAAGAGCTCGGCCATGCGCCACCTCACAGGAACCTCACCGAGGGGAGCAGCGACGTGCCGTCCGCGCGGGCCATGTCGGCGAGCGCGGAGAGCTCCCGGTCGTACTCGGCCAGGAGGTCGTCGGAGAACGCGACCGACATGGACGCGCCTGTGCCCTGGCCCTCGGTCTCCGAGGAGATCCCCTCGTCGAACCGGCGGTTCACGGCCTTCACCGTCGCGTCCACCACGATCGACTCGGCTGGCGCCGGGAGGGACGCGACGCCCATGCGGGCGCACGCGCGGTCCGAGAGCGACCGTATGGCCTCGGAGAGCCACCCGTCGCTCGGCACGTCCTCCCACGCGTCCAGCCTGGCCCTCACGCGCTCCAGGATCGCCATGGAGCCACCCCCTAGCTGATCGTCCCCTTGAGGACGGCGTCGGAGATCTCGGGGAAGACCTTCATGCCGCCCATGAGGAGCGTGTCGATGGTCGCGTTGGTGGTCACGACGGAGTGCGTCATGCCCACGAGGCCGGTCGCGTCGGACGTGAGCCCAAAGGTCTGCGAGAGGCCGCTGCCGTTCGCGGGCGTGTAGGCCACGACGACGTTCCTGGCGGCGGTGCCGAAGACGCTGCCCGCCGTCACCTTGGCGCTCGTGAAGGTCGTTCCGAGGCCGAGGAAGTCCTTGAGGTAGCCCATCCCGAAGGCGCTCTGGGTGGTCACGGTCGCGGTCCCGAGGTACTTGGCCACGTCGGTGGGGTTCACGAAGAAGACGAACGGGCTGACCGCCCCGTCGTCGATGTCCCCGAACCCGTCGTAGTCCTCGAAGATGGTGTTGAGCGCGCCCCACATGCTTGCGAGCGCGGCCTGGAGGCCGGCCCCGGCGGGCGCGGTCTTGGTCGTCCCGGTGATCGCGGAGAGCAGGTCGGCCTTGACCAGGCCCTGCACGCCCGACACGAACTTCGCGTCGGTGCCGTTGATCGCGCGGTCGCGCCCCTTGGACTGGATCGCCTCGGCGGAGGTGTTACGGCGCCACTTCCTGAGGTTGATGGCGTGTGTCTGGTCGAGCGTGCGGCTGACCTTGGAGAGCGGGATGTACTCACCCTCGGCGACGTTGCCGTCCTTGATGTCCGTGGTGTACTTGTAGGTCTTCACGGTCCCGCCGTCCGCGACCGGCATCAGGTCCGAGAGGCCGAGCAGCCTCTGCAGGCGGCGGACGCCGGTGGTGAAGCGGTTCACGTAGTCGATCGAGATCTCCGGCGCGAGGTCAGTGGACTTCGTGCCTCCGGCCTCCGGGTAGGATACGGGCGTGTTGGGCATGCTTGCCCCCTTCTGTGTGTCATTGTCTGCTGGTGAAAAAGAGCTCCGGGTGCTCCCTGATGGCCCTCTGGCGGGCCTCGGTGTCCTCGATCTTGAGGATGTCGACCCTGGTGGGGGACTTGGCGGCCCCGCCCGACCTGGGGGCGGTGCCCGAGAGGCGCGCCCTGACGGCGGCGTCCACGGCCCCCTCGAAGGCGTCTGCGAAGGCATCCACGGCCCTCTTGGTGTCCTCGGCCGTCTCGCCCACGAGCGTGCCCACGAGCTCGTCGGGCACGCTGATGCCGCGATCGGAGAGCTGCCTGCGCGACTCGGCGACCATGCCGGAGACCGACTTCTCGCGCTCCAGCTCGTCGAGGCGCCTCTGCAGCTGGTCGCGCTCGTACTCGGCCCTCTGCGTCGCGTTCATCTCCGCGAGCTTGGCCGCCTCGGCGACCTTGGCCTCATGCTGCTCCCGCCACTTGGCGAACTTCTTCGAGATGATCGCGTCCACGTCGGCGTCGGTGTACCTCGCCTGCTGCTGGGTCGCGCCCTGCTGGTTCGCGCCCTGCTGAGCTCCCGCCTGGTCCTGCTGCTGGGCGCCGTCGCCACTTGCCTGGACCTGCTGGCCCTCCTGTCCTGCCATCAGTCACACTCCCTGTCCCCGCATGTCACGGCCCTGCGGCTCGGCCTTCGTCACGGTGCCTTTATCGTCGTCACGTCTCGGACGCGCGGGTGGGCCTCCCTCCCGGGCGACCCCTACCCGCAAAGCCCCACGATGCGCTCGATCGCCTCCTCCGTGGGGTGGCCACGGCAGCGCAGGAGCTCCTCGTCGCCGTCATCCACCGTAAACGTGGGCAGGTAGTCCACGTGCCGGTCCCTGGCCGCGCACGGGCGCAGGTCCACGTCGGCGAGGGCGGGCTCGACGCCCTCCTCGCGCAGGCGCGGCACGACGCGCTCGATCGTCCCTTTGCAGGGCGCGCACCACGTGGCGTGCCAGATGGTGACGGTGGGCATGGCTACCACTCCTCTCCGGGGATCCCGGGCTCTCCGCGCTCGCCGACTTCGCGGCCGGCGACCCTGGCGCACGACGAGCAGGCGGGGCAGCGGACGACCCTTCTCATGCATCCTCCCCGCACAATCGGGTACACTGTCATCGACGTCGAGCGCCGCCCAGGTATTCGAGCCAGGGAAGAGCATCGGCGTCATTGCCGTCTGAAGACCCTCTCAAACACGTCGGAGAGGGCGATGATGGCGTCTATGTCCTTCTTCGAAGCCATCGCCCGCAGCACCTCTTCCTCCTGCTCGCCGGTAAGCGTCCTCAGCGAGAGGTCAACGATGATGTTCGAGCACTGCCGTGCGGCCTCGCCGATTCTCACCTTCGCCTTGTGCGCGTTGTGGGTCCCCAGGCGCTTTAACTCATACGGTGCTCCGTCCACTGTCATGTCGGCAGTTCTTGATCCAGGGATACTCGACTCATAGTTGAACCTGACCTCATGGCCGTTCCTGGCGAGCCACGTGGCCGCCTGGATCTCCTTTGCCTTCGGCTTGGCGCGATACTCGGCGCTCACGCGGCCGTCGGATATCGACGCGAGGTAGGCGTTCACGGTCTCGTCGTATCCCTCGCGGCTCTTGCCGGAGGCCCTGTAGTCCCTCCAGACGCGCCCGAAGTCACTCTCGATGCGGCTGCATTCGTCCTGGACGGCGCGCGCCCCCTTCGCACGCTCGCCGCCTTCCGTCATGCGCCTGGCCGCGACCTCCGCTTGCCTGCGGTCCACCTGGTCACGTATCCACGCGTCCCAGTCGTCCACGGCGGGCGCTATCTGGCAGCGGCACCTCGGGTGTATCGGCGGCAGCGTCGCGCCCACCCTCGCGCCGTCGATCGGGAAGGCCTTGCCGACGAGCGCCGAGCAGACCTCGCAGGTCCTCTCGTCGCCCACGGGCTCCACGCGGTACTCCTCGAAGCCCTCGCGCGCGAGCTCGGCGAGCTGGGCCTGCCTGGAGACGTAGGTGCCCTCGGTCACGACCAGGCGCATGACGTCGCGCTCCGAGACGCCCACGAACCTCCTCGACAGCTCGTCGCACAGGCTCCGCCAGGACTCGCCGCGCGCGAGCGCCTTGGCCATGTCGTCCTGGACCCAGGCGGCGACCCTCTCGGAGTCTCCCCATATGGCCTCGCTGTAGCTCTTCCCCGAGGCCCACCTGGTGCCGACGAAGCGGCGGATCGTGTCGTCGTCGAGCGCGTGGAAGCCCCTGCCGTACCCCATCGCCTCCGCGACGGCGTTGGCGCCGCGCGCCGCCTGGCGGGCGAAGTGCTCGTCGAGCCCCTCGGCGGCCTCTGCCGTCGCCCTCGCGTGGTGCTGCCTGGCCGACTCCTGCAGGCCCTCCAGGCGGTCGAGCTTGTAGGCGTCCTTGCGGATGGCGACCATGTCGGCGAGGTCCGGGTGCTCCGCCGCGAACCTGTCGCAGTCGCGCATGAGCAGGTCTCGGTCGCTCGGGTCCATCGACTCGAGCATGTCGCGGTAGCGCAGGATACCGTCCTCGCCATACCTCTCGTAGTACCCCGCTATCTCGCGGGAGAGGTCCGCCATCTCCCTCTCGTAGGCCCTCGCGACCCTCTTGGCCACGACCCTCTCGTCGCGACCCATCGCGGCGTCGGCCTCGGCCATGCGCCGCTCCCAGTAGGTGGCCACCTAGACCTCCCGACCGCCCCTCAGGGGCACCAGCGCGTCCGCGCGCGCCTCGCGCTCGGCCTCCTTGCGGCCCATCTCCTCCCTTGGGCCGTCCACGCACGAGAGCACCGAGAGCTGCGTCTCCTCGGACGTGATGCCCGAGAGGTTCGCCGCGACCTGGCTCTCCTCCAGGAGGTTGGCCGGGACGTTGCGCGTGAACGTCGCCCTCACGCCCATCCACGCGTCGTCGGGAAGCGGCGAGGCGGCGTAGCCCGAGAGCAGGCGCCATCGCCTGGAGAGGCCGCGCCTGAACTTCCGCTCCTTGACCATGGCGAGGTCGCTCATGGCCTGCAGGCGGTACCTGATGGCGATCCCCGAGCTCGTGTCGAAGCTCTCCGAACTGAGGTCGGCGACCATCGACGTCGTGAATATGAGCCGCTCCAGGCGGTCGATGAGGTGCTCCTGGGTGCCGTCCGCGTCGGGCTTCGACAGGAAGTCGACCACCACCTTGTCGGTCTCCCGGCCCGCCAGGTTTATGATGCGCGAGTTGCGCAGCTCGGTGAGGGTCGTCTCGTCGATCCTCGCGCCGAGTATCTTCAGGTAGGCGTCGGCGTAGTACTCGACGTCGTTCGCCTTCTCGGAGAGCGCCTTGTCATGGGCGTCTATGAGCGAGAGGGCGCCCTCGAAGAGGCCCTGGCGCTCCTCATTGTCCACATACTCGACGACGGGCACGTCCGGGAAGCCGTGCGGGACCGCCTCCCCGAGCGTCACGGACCCCGACCACTCGAAGGGCGTCTCGGCCGACGCGTCGTAAAGCGTGCCCCTTACCGTGTCGGGGCGCCCGTCGAAGCGGTTGTCGTCCCTCCAGAAGCGCACGGCGAAGAGCACGCGGCCCTCCACCGTGTCATCGCGGACCAAGAGGCAGTTCATGGGCCCCACCGTCGATGAGCGTGGGAGGGCGTCGCCGTCGCGCCACATCAGCTCGAAGCCGGACCCGTACACGTCGGCGAGCCTGGAGAGCTCCGCGTTGAGGTCGTCCTCGTCGTTGCGCGCGCCCCAGCCCGCGAGCCAGGCGAGCGTCCCGTCGTCGTCACCGGAGAGCCTCACGGGGATGCCGAGGAAGTAGCCGACCATGGTGTCCACCATCTGCCTGGCGTAGTTCGCCACCAGGCGGTTGTCCGGCTTGTACCCGGCCTTGGCGGGCAGGTGCAGGACGTCGTGGTCCCCCTCGTAGGCGCGCCTCAGCCTCGCGAGCCTCGGGAGCTGCCGGATGTGGTAGTCCTGGAGGATGTCGGCCAGGAGCTGGCCGCCCATCTCGGTCCCGGCGGGCACGCGGTAGCCGCCGCACGGCTCGTAGGTCGCGGCGTCTGGCATCATATCCCTCCCCTGAAGAGGCTGATCGTCGGCGCGTCGTCGCGAAGGCGGATCGCGCAGGCCAGCGAGTCGGGCGCGTCGTCGTGCTCGGCGCCCTCGCCATAGTCCATGACCTCGTCCCAGTAGGCGGCCGAGGCCTCGCGCGCGCTGTCCAGGCGCACCAGGTCCGCCCAGCGCCCCCGGGCGTGGGTCGATATCTTGACGAACTTGTTGGCGCTCTCCTGGTACGTGCCCACGGGCAGGCCCAGCCCGCGCATCCTCTCGGCCAGGTAGCCCCTGTCGGCATTGCGCTCGCACCACACGGTGCCGAGCCTGAGGGACTCGTGCAGCTCCATGATGCGGCCCACGCATCGGTCCACGTGCGTCTCGCGGAAGAGCTCGCCGTGGACGTGCGGGCGCCCGTCGTGCCAGGCGATGCACGTGACGGCCGTGCCGTCCGCGCCGCCGTACGCGGCGTCCACGTGCATGAGGCCGTCGAAGAGCAGCGAGCGGTCGGAGAACGTCCCCGGCTCCCCCTCGAACACGGCGCCCTCCATGGCCACGTGGCGAAGCTCGTAGTTAGCGGCGAAGAGGCTGCGCGTCATGGCCCTGCGAAGGCCCTTGGCCTCCTCCCTCGACACCAGGCCCGTCGAGTCCCAGGGCCACCTCTCCGGCTCCGGCATGAGCTGGAAGGCGTCGTCCCTGTGCCAGGGAGTGCCCGTGTTGACTATGCGCCCGCCCCGGTTCCGCACGTTCTGGAGCTCGCGGTAGAACGCCTTGGTCGCCTCGCGCTCGGCCCTGGACGCCCGGTCCCTGAGCGTGACCACGTCGTCGGTGAACACGACGTCGTAGTGCTTGCCGGTGAGCGAGCCGCCGATGCCGTAGCCCGAGAGCTGCGGCAGGTCCGACGCGTTGCACGCCAGGTCGGTCGATATGGCGACGGAGCTCTCGGACGCGACCCTCGCGGGGTGACCGTAGATAACCTCCGTGACCATCGCCGACGTGTCGGACCGGAGCATGCGCGCCACGGCGGCCATGACCTCCTCGACGTCCGGTGACGCCTTGCGGAAGAAGCCCACGGCGAGCCTCGGCCGCGTGACCAGGAGCAGCCATAGGGCCACCTTGACGCACGTGGTCTTGTACGAGCCTCGATGCGCCTGCAGGGTCCAGTCGCCATCGCCGAAAGTCATGTGGCGTATCCAGCCGTCGTGCAGCGGCTCGACCAGGCGGTCATAGCCCATCATGCGGGCGAGCCTGACGGGATGGCCCGTCATGACGCGCGAGAGCGCCCTCGCCCGCTCAGCCGCCATCCCGCATGGCCTCGTCGAGCATGCGCCCGAACTCCTCCGCGCTCTCCCTGGACGGCGCCGAGAGCTCGACGCGGTCGCTCGGCCTCTGGCCCGACGTGTCACGGACGAACTCCGCCGCCCTCG
The DNA window shown above is from Olsenella sp. oral taxon 807 and carries:
- a CDS encoding phage tail tube protein translates to MPEPDYSKNNDSGAYCKFDGGASATDGAYVLTCIFNSVGDKLLAIDGEKDSKLSLSAETVSYSTKDRRGSWQTSRPSTRSWELSLETVHVMDAESNRLIRQAFDNGSVLCVKQVYDDERDYPPRGGGLAFVTKYEDDSPSDDVISISVTLTGAGKWTWFDLDAEAKGKATAKPSNRGR
- a CDS encoding DUF5072 family protein codes for the protein MSRRALRRLSPVDLVAAVVARVSGGTGVRCVLDPGDERSPLYSVSLTGMRPERSKSLRIDVYELQVHAISAPSRTSEAALSMVWALQEAMEADVELPRPFCLVRQDDMGLQSVKRDPTGEWHAIVAYEVTVSYGLMVK
- a CDS encoding HK97 gp10 family phage protein; translated protein: MSAVSVTLDDGGLGERLDELRRVTCESVVRATVSQMAEDLKAITPRETGSLLNSLRQRVEDASTGYVGYVADYAPHVEYGHRQNVGQYVPRLGKALRAPYVEGQHFLSEEVAAARSVMRRRFDEHMRRQGL
- a CDS encoding DUF4355 domain-containing protein yields the protein MAGQEGQQVQASGDGAQQQDQAGAQQGANQQGATQQQARYTDADVDAIISKKFAKWREQHEAKVAEAAKLAEMNATQRAEYERDQLQRRLDELEREKSVSGMVAESRRQLSDRGISVPDELVGTLVGETAEDTKRAVDAFADAFEGAVDAAVRARLSGTAPRSGGAAKSPTRVDILKIEDTEARQRAIREHPELFFTSRQ
- a CDS encoding thioredoxin domain-containing protein codes for the protein MPTVTIWHATWCAPCKGTIERVVPRLREEGVEPALADVDLRPCAARDRHVDYLPTFTVDDGDEELLRCRGHPTEEAIERIVGLCG
- a CDS encoding minor capsid protein translates to MATYWERRMAEADAAMGRDERVVAKRVARAYEREMADLSREIAGYYERYGEDGILRYRDMLESMDPSDRDLLMRDCDRFAAEHPDLADMVAIRKDAYKLDRLEGLQESARQHHARATAEAAEGLDEHFARQAARGANAVAEAMGYGRGFHALDDDTIRRFVGTRWASGKSYSEAIWGDSERVAAWVQDDMAKALARGESWRSLCDELSRRFVGVSERDVMRLVVTEGTYVSRQAQLAELAREGFEEYRVEPVGDERTCEVCSALVGKAFPIDGARVGATLPPIHPRCRCQIAPAVDDWDAWIRDQVDRRQAEVAARRMTEGGERAKGARAVQDECSRIESDFGRVWRDYRASGKSREGYDETVNAYLASISDGRVSAEYRAKPKAKEIQAATWLARNGHEVRFNYESSIPGSRTADMTVDGAPYELKRLGTHNAHKAKVRIGEAARQCSNIIVDLSLRTLTGEQEEEVLRAMASKKDIDAIIALSDVFERVFRRQ
- a CDS encoding phage portal protein, with the protein product MPDAATYEPCGGYRVPAGTEMGGQLLADILQDYHIRQLPRLARLRRAYEGDHDVLHLPAKAGYKPDNRLVANYARQMVDTMVGYFLGIPVRLSGDDDGTLAWLAGWGARNDEDDLNAELSRLADVYGSGFELMWRDGDALPRSSTVGPMNCLLVRDDTVEGRVLFAVRFWRDDNRFDGRPDTVRGTLYDASAETPFEWSGSVTLGEAVPHGFPDVPVVEYVDNEERQGLFEGALSLIDAHDKALSEKANDVEYYADAYLKILGARIDETTLTELRNSRIINLAGRETDKVVVDFLSKPDADGTQEHLIDRLERLIFTTSMVADLSSESFDTSSGIAIRYRLQAMSDLAMVKERKFRRGLSRRWRLLSGYAASPLPDDAWMGVRATFTRNVPANLLEESQVAANLSGITSEETQLSVLSCVDGPREEMGRKEAEREARADALVPLRGGREV